One window from the genome of Oryza glaberrima chromosome 3, OglaRS2, whole genome shotgun sequence encodes:
- the LOC127766044 gene encoding uncharacterized protein LOC127766044: protein MSIAEPNVDSDCLISLDDNAITNIAEPSVGSDCVTSLDNDGIVEPSNGSDCVASLENSIIENITELNDGSDCITNESEIALSPKTESQIGHVDVGKDNENVLRDSSEIESKIVMHTYQRLYPEHVDSVPYPQGFEEPNFTKFTGEDARTTMEHIGQFIDQCGKAGNDDLLKLKLFPLSLSNFASTWYSLLAPNSISTWSQMEHEFHGYFKDANLMEQRLIDTSSVTCETISVTSMPKTGIVSDPLPISSIDVGKKKGKSVIIGDPRPKNRIKNAKAEDHKVTKDESSSSQKTKKPKLTFEMLMAKYKKGLAGQRFDNQTSDSKRPRSSRRKRFGQTSKQSKPSTIPTPYKPPVVMPWYPHPMSLFGYPFMYYMPWIPQPHMPYHRGWKQSPRTIPSQSNSRQDRFPKKNRSGRSKVKSVKKVWVRKEAKASEVVAIKEKSQDVQVPTEDAAKTIQAEKTEADAVAVDIGGLTEPAGQSNR from the coding sequence ATGAgtatagccgaaccaaatgTTGATTCGGATTGTCTTATTAGTTTGGATGATAACGCAATAACCaatatagccgaaccaagtgttggttcggattgtgttactagtttagaCAATGATGGAATAGTCGAACCAAGtaatggttcggattgtgttgctaGCTTAGAGAATAGCATCATTGAAAATATAACCGAACTAAATGACGGTTCAGATTGTATCACAAACGAAAGTGAAATAGCATTGTCACCTAAGACCGAATCACAAATcggtcatgtggatgttggaaaagataATGAAAATGTCTTGCGGGATAGTAGTGAGATAGAATCTAAAATAgttatgcatacatatcaaaggcTGTATCCTGAACACGTAGATTCGGTCCCGTACCCGCAAGGATTTGAGGAGCCCAATTTCACGAAATTCACAGGTGAGGATGCTAGAAcaacaatggagcatatcggccaatttattgatcaatgtggtaaggccggtaatgatgatttgcttaagttaaaattgtttcctctttctttgtcaaactttgcatctacatggtatagtttacttgctcctaattcaatttctacatggtcacaaatggagcatgagtttcatgGTTATTTCAAAGATGCAAACTTGATGGAGCAAAGACTGATTGATACTTCATCGGTCACTTGTGAAACTATTTCGGTTACCTCTATGCCTAAGACCGGAATTGTTAGTGATCCTCTCCCTATTAGTTCTATTGATGTTggcaaaaagaaagggaaaagtgttattattggggatcctcgGCCCAAGAATAGGATCAAAAATGCGAAGGCCGAAGATCATAAAGTTACAAAAGATGAGTCATCTAGTTCCCAAAAGACTaaaaagccgaagctcacttttgagatgcttatggctaagtacaagaaaggattagctggtcaacgatttgataaccaaactagtgattcgaaaagaccaagatcatctcgcaggaagagatttggtcaaacatcaaagcaatcgaagccatcaactataccaactccatataaacctccggttgtgatgccatggtatccacATCCAATGTCACTATttggttatccttttatgtattacatgCCATGGATACCTCAACCACATATGCCGTATCATCGAGGATGGAAGCAATCACCTAGGACAATACCAAGTCAATCTAATTCAAGACAAGACCGTTTCCCAAAAAAGAATCGGTCCGGTAGATCAAAGGTGAAAAGTgtgaagaaggtgtgggtgaggaaagaagccaaagcttCGGAGGTCGTTGCTATCAAGGAGAaatctcaagatgttcaagTACCTACTGAAGATGCAGCGAAAACTATACAAGCGGAGAAGACTGAAGCCGACGCCGTTGCTGTCGAcatcggcggtctgaccgagccagCTGGCCAGTCTAACCGCTAG
- the LOC127766875 gene encoding uncharacterized protein LOC127766875 isoform X2, whose amino-acid sequence MVAPATLSLRPFATLAPSRAALPRVGAGFALPPAVSCQPRRRRLSLRAVAVDSDQQGSPEPPDQEAKPKKYHFLVANAKFMLDEEEHFQEQLKEKLRLYGEREKEQDFWLVVEPKFLDRFPNITKRLKRPAVALVSTDGNWIT is encoded by the exons ATGGTGGCTCCCGCGACGCTGTCCCTCCGCCCCTTCGCGACCCTCGCGCCGTCCCGCGCCGCGCTGCCCCGCGTCGGCGCCGGGTTCGCGCTCCCGCCCGCCGTCTCGTGccagccgaggcggcggcgcctgtCGCTCCGCGCCGTGGCCGTCGACTCCGACCAGCAGGGCTCCCCCGAGCCTCCCGACCAG GAGGCGAAGCCGAAGAAGTACCACTTCCTGGTGGCGAACGCCAAGTTCATGCTGGACGAGGAGGAGCACTTCCAGGAGCAGCTGAAGGAGAAGCTGCGGCTCTACGGGGAGCGGGAGAAGGAGCAGGACTTCTGGCTGGTGGTGGAGCCCAAGTTCCTCGACAGGTTCCCCAACATCACCAAGCGCCTCAAGCGCcccgccgtcgcgctcgtctCCACCGACGGCAACTGGATCACGTAA